In Primulina eburnea isolate SZY01 chromosome 5, ASM2296580v1, whole genome shotgun sequence, a single window of DNA contains:
- the LOC140831905 gene encoding uncharacterized protein, translated as MGPYQPDMLEYPGTKFGSQNRRFQKKWFQKFYWLEYSPSTNKAYCFYCFLFLNDVNSSNISALVNEGFDNWKRVNQGKTCAFLSHIGSAASSPHTMCERRAENLMRPSQHIDKVMHAQSKEEKEKNRLRLSTSIVAVRWLALQGCAFRGNDESLSSSNRGNFLELMKAFAKMNIEIDEVVLENAPKNAQYIAPEIQKEILHIMANRVRKMVREEVGDKYFCILVDEARDISKREQMAIILRFVNNHGILTERFFAIKSVSDTTSMNLKNEISNVLVHHDLHVKKIRGQGYDGASNMRGAWNGLQALFLKDCPYAYYVHCFAHRLQLTLVSAAKDVSVIWEFFSHLDNIVNIVTSSTKRIAELHTAQRNEIEYMLSIGERDSGSGANQIGNLQRAGATRWSSHYDSVKSLIGMYTATCKVFEVLSDHFPNGRAKAEVRGIYRNMNLENVGGMNFFRKLKFFAQEMKLMCLILIVYIRLDVPVGKLQ; from the exons ATGGGGCCTTATCAACCAGATATGTTGGAGTATCCAGGTACGAAATTTGGAAGCCAGAATCGTCGTTTTCAGAAAAAATGGTTTCAGAAATTTTATTGGTTGGAGTATTCGccttcaacaaataaggcatattgtTTCTATTGCTTTCTTTTCCTGAATGATGTTAATTCATCTAATATCTCGGCATTGGTCAATGAAGGATTTGACAATTGGAAAAGGGTAAACCAAGGAAAAACATGTGCTTTTCTTTCCCATATTGGTTCTGCAGCTTCTTCACCTCATACTATGTGTGAGagaagggctgaaaatttgatGAGGCCCTCACAACATATTGATAAAGTGATGCATGCACAATCTAAAgaggaaaaagagaaaaatcgTCTGCGTTTGAGCACCTCAATTGTAGCTGTTCGTTGGCTAGCACTTCAAGGTTGTGCTTTTAGAGGTAACGATGAATCTCTATCTTCATCTAATCGtggaaattttcttgaattgatgAAGGCTTTTGCAAAAATGAATATAGAAATTGATGAAGTTGTGCTTGAGAATGCTCCAAAAAATGCCCAATATATCGCTCCAGAAATTCAGAAAGAGATTTTACATATTATGGCCAATAGAGTACGAAAGATGGTTCGTGAAGAAGTTGGAGATAAATACTTTTGTATTCTTGTTGATGAAGCCCGAGATATATCTAAACGAGAGCAAATGGCCATTATATTGAGGTTTGTGAACAATCATGGGATTTTGACAGAAAGATTTTTTGCCATCAAAAGTGTTAGTGACACTACCTCAATGAATTTGAAAAATGAGATATCAAATGTTCTTGTTCATCATGATCTCCATGTTAAGAAAATCAGAGGCCAAGGATATGATGGTGCTAGCAATATGCGTGGAGCCTGGAATGGACTTCAAGcattatttctcaaagattgtcCCTATGCATACTATGTCCACTGTTTTGCACATCGTTTACAACTGACATTGGTTTCTGCAGCTAAGGATGTTAGTGTTATTTGGGAATTCTTTTCTCATTTGGACAATATTGTTAATATTGTCACTTCTTCTACTAAGCGCATTGCTGAATTACATACTGCACAAAGAAATGAAATTGAGTATATGTTGTCAATTGGAGAACGTGATTCTGGAAGTGGTGCAAACCAGATTGGTAATTTGCAACGAGCAGGAGCTACTCGTTGGAGTTCTCACTATGATTCGGTAAAAAGCTTGATAGGTATGTACACTGCAACTTGCAAAGTTTTTGAAGTTCTCAGTGATCATTTTCCAAATGGAAGAGCTAAGGCTGAAGTTCGGGGGATTTACAGAAACATG AATTTAGAGAATGTGGGTGGAATGAATTTCTTCAGGAAGTTAAAGTTTTTTGCTCAAGAAATGAAATTGATGTGCCTGATCTTGATTGTCTATATAAGATTGGACGTTCCTGTCGGCAAACTacaatag
- the LOC140832654 gene encoding probable methyltransferase At1g29790 produces the protein MGSVSLAIGDGTARFNKGSVCSSAVNVLMIFSVIATNLFAFYSFSYHPTALQHNYHNPNNLSLISEKVSAILREIGSSQQKLSQMEKKLLGYESIDLSRSSVAEELKVFLNHHQLPLGKDSRTGITEMVASVGHSCYKSVDLLSQFMSYKVNSVCPDDWSLGQKLILQGCEPLPRRRCFAKTIPKLGLHPFPASVWRNVSEKIYSWSGLGCKNFACLSKKKLNRDCAGCFDIVEGYETQRYVKARSKNDFLIDDVLVMAKDGVRIGFDLGGGSGTFAARMAEKNVTVVTVSLNIDAPFNEFIASRGLFPLYLSLDHRFPFYDHVFDLVHIGNGLDMGGQAEKLEFLMFDIDRVLRAGGLVWLDNFYCSNDDKRRVVSRLVELFGYKK, from the coding sequence ATGGGTTCTGTTTCTTTGGCTATCGGGGATGGAACAGCAAGATTCAACAAAGGTTCAGTTTGTTCCTCGGCAGTAAATGTGTTGATGATTTTTTCAGTAATCGCCACAAATCTTTTTGCTTTTTATTCTTTCAGTTACCACCCCACAGCCCTTCAGCACAATTACCATAATCCCAATAATCTCTCTTTGATCTCGGAAAAAGTGAGCGCAATCCTTAGAGAGATTGGATCTTCGCAGCAGAAGCTATCCCAGATGGAGAAAAAGCTCTTAGGGTATGAAAGCATCGATCTTTCCAGATCCAGTGTTGCTGAGGAGCTTAAAGTTTTCTTAAACCACCACCAGCTTCCTTTGGGTAAAGATTCAAGAACTGGAATTACCGAAATGGTGGCATCTGTGGGGCATTCTTGTTACAAATCCGTGGATTTGTTGTCTCAATTCATGAGCTATAAAGTTAATAGTGTTTGCCCTGATGATTGGAGCCTTGGTCAGAAGCTGATTCTCCAGGGATGTGAGCCTCTTCCGAGAAGAAGGTGCTTCGCTAAAACAATTCCTAAGCTCGGATTACACCCCTTTCCAGCCTCTGTTTGGAGAAATGTTAGTGAAAAGATTTATAGTTGGAGCGGTCTGGGATGCAAGAACTTTGCTTGTCTGAGCAAAAAGAAACTGAACAGGGATTGTGCTGGTTGTTTTGATATTGTTGAGGGCTATGAGACCCAAAGATATGTTAAAGCTCGAAGCAAAAATGATTTCCTTATTGATGATGTGCTGGTGATGGCGAAAGATGGGGTAAGGATTGGGTTCGATCTTGGTGGTGGTTCGGGGACATTTGCTGCTAGAATGGCCGAGAAAAATGTGACTGTGGTCACTGTCTCCTTGAATATTGATGCTCCATTTAATGAATTCATTGCCTCTAGGGGGCTTTTCCCTTTGTATTTGAGCTTAGACCATAGGTTTCCATTTTACGATCACGTGTTTGATTTGGTTCACATCGGCAATGGACTGGACATGGGGGGCCAAGCTGAGAAACTGGAGTTCTTGATGTTTGATATTGATCGTGTGTTGAGGGCAGGTGGATTGGTTTGGTTAGACAACTTTTATTGTTCAAATGATGACAAGAGAAGGGTTGTGAGTAGACTGGTCGAACTGTTTGGGTATAAGAAGTGA
- the LOC140832653 gene encoding auxin response factor 5-like — translation MASVEEKFKPEGLVNGGHNILEGMKFLKEMQDHTGVKKPMNSELWHACAGPLVTLPQVGSLVYYFPQGHSEQVAASTNRSATTQIPSYPNLPSHLLCQVHNVTLHADKDTDEIYAQMSLQPVNSEKDVFPIPDFRVKPSKHPAEFFCKTLTASDTSTHGGFSVPRRAAEKLFPLLDYSVQPPTQELLVRDLHENTWTFRHIYRGQPKRHLLTTGWSMFVGAKRLRAGDAVLFIRDEKSQLLLGVRRVNRQQAALPSSVLSTDSMHIGILAAAAHAAANRTPFTIFYNPRACPSEFVIPLAKYRKALYGTQLSIGMRFGMMFETEDSNKRRYMGTITGISDLDPLRWPNSKWRSLQVEWDEPGCCDKQSRVSPWEIETPESLFIFPSLTGNLKRPFHSAFSAAQTEWEGLINRPLFHSPLGDLPCPSVSSLWSDHFTKMLIKDTALQESKSSVQSANKPTPPQIIPPDMESYPERLVSSQTNVMNSNVLLPSIPEAPEKVVHRTSMDTVGPSLTIDQLSQVQSQEQCNDNKHDVPVMNQSNGMQTSPVITHSRLDSQIFQTPQNDPSHVQSINLNPLFQYPSQVEFNTYSSICTSSPAMFRNTGSSFVFKKSGQPSPLPETMIKVPALAGQESWDFHFNNAKCMSPTNLPTMLSHQEMSTLQYNSCGLKDLSSDESQIQGDIYSCLNLGDNNNGSTVIDPSVSSTILDDFCALKNTDFQNQSDYLVGNFCPNQDVQSQITSASLADSQTFSLHEYADNSGGASSSNVDFEDKNLLQHGSWQQVTPRFRTYTKIQKVGSVGRSIDVSSFKTYDELRLEIEHMFGLKGLLNDMGSGWKLVYVDFENDVLLVGDDPWEEFVGCVKCIRILSPSEVQQMGQEGMQLLNSAGVQAINGAASEDGCGKNGL, via the exons ATGGCTTCTGTCGAAGAAAAGTTCAAACCCGAAGGTTTGGTCAATGGTGGACATAATATTCTTGAAGggatgaaattcttgaaagaaatgCAGGATCATACTG GGGTAAAGAAACCAATGAATTCTGAGTTGTGGCATGCTTGTGCTGGTCCGCTTGTTACCTTGCCTCAGGTTGGAAGCCTTGTGTACTATTTTCCACAAGGGCACAGTGAACAG GTTGCTGCATCCACGAATAGATCAGCAACAACTCAAATACCAAGCTATCCAAACCTACCTTCTCATTTGTTGTGTCAAGTTCACAATGTTACACTCCAT GCAGACAAAGACACAGATGAAATTTATGCCCAAATGAGCCTTCAGCCGGTGAATTCT GAAAAGGATGTGTTTCCTATACCGGACTTTCGAGTAAAACCCAGTAAACATCCAGCTGAATTTTTCTGCAAGACATTGACGGCCAGTGATACTAGCACACATGGTGGCTTCTCAGTTCCTCGAAGAGCTGCAGAAAAGCTGTTTCCACTGCTG GATTACTCTGTGCAACCACCAACTCAAGAACTACTTGTCCGAGATTTGCATGAAAACACATGGACTTTTCGACATATATACCGGG GACAGCCAAAGCGGCACCTTCTAACAACTGGTTGGAGCATGTTTGTTGGTGCAAAGAGGCTTAGAGCAGGCGATGCGGTTCTATTTATCAG AGATGAGAAGTCACAGCTATTACTCGGAGTGAGGCGTGTTAATCGTCAGCAAGCAGCTTTGCCATCTTCGGTTCTGTCTACTGATAGCATGCACATCGGAATCCTGGCTGCTGCTGCTCATGCTGCGGCTAACAGAACCCCGTTCACAATCTTCTACAATCCAAG GGCATGCCCCTCAGAATTTGTCATTCCACTGGCTAAATATCGAAAAGCATTGTATGGTACACAACTCTCCATAGGTATGAGGTTTGGTATGATGTTTGAAACAGAAGATTCCAATAAACGAAG ATATATGGGAACCATTACTGGTATAAGCGATTTGGATCCTCTAAGATGGCCAAATTCCAAATGGCGCAGTCTGCAG GTAGAGTGGGATGAGCCTGGTTGCTGTGACAAGCAAAGTAGAGTTAGCCCATGGGAAATCGAGACTCCAGAAAGCCTCTTTATATTTCCATCTCTAACAGGCAACCTGAAGCGTCCTTTCCACTCTGCTTTCTCAG CGGCGCAAACAGAATGGGAAGGTTTAATAAATCGGCCTCTTTTCCACAGTCCACTTGGAGATCTTCCATGTCCCTCGGTATCAAGTCTATGGTCAGACCACTTCACAAAGATGCTAATAAAAGACACAGCACTCCAGGAATCCAAATCTTCGGTGCAGTCTGCAAATAAACCGACTCCTCCACAGATTATTCCCCCAGACATGGAAAGTTATCCTGAACGATTAGTTAGCAGCCAAACAAATGTCATGAACTCGAATGTTTTACTGCCGTCAATCCCAGAGGCACCAGAAAAAGTTGTGCACCGAACTTCCATGGATACAGTAGGACCTTCACTGACTATAGATCAGCTTAGCCAGGTTCAGTCACAAGAGCAGTGCAACGATAACAAACATGATGTTCCAGTCATGAATCAGAGTAATGGGATGCAAACGAGTCCGGTGATCACACACTCTAGGTTGGACTCACAAATCTTTCAAACTCCGCAAAATGATCCATCCCATGTACAGTCCATAAATCTTAATCCCTTGTTCCAGTACCCGAGTCAGGTTGAATTTAACACGTATTCTTCAATATGTACCTCCTCACCTGCCATGTTTAGAAATACTGggtcttcttttgtgttcaAGAAATCCGGTCAGCCTTCTCCTTTACCAGAAACTATGATCAAAGTGCCGGCTTTAGCAGGTCAAGAATCGTGGGATTTTCATTTTAACAATGCGAAGTGTATGTCCCCAACCAATCTCCCTACCATGTTGTCTCATCAAGAAATGTCGACTCTtcagtataattcatgtggtttGAAAGacttatcatcagatgagagccAGATTCAGGGTGACATATATAGCTGCCTCAATCTTGGTGATAATAACAATGGAAGTACAGTAATTGATCCTTCTGTTTCTAGCACGATCTTGGATGATTTTTGCGCACTAAAGAACACTGATTTCCAGAATCAGTCTGATTACCTAGTGGGAAACTTCTGCCCAAATCAGGATGTCCAATCCCAGATTACATCAGCTAGCCTAGCAGATTCTCAGACATTCTCTCTCCATGAATACGCAGATAACTCGGGAGGAGCATCTTCAAGCAATGTGGATTTTGAAGACAAAAATCTTTTGCAACATGGCTCATGGCAGCAAGTTACTCCACGATTCCGGACTTATACGAAG ATACAAAAGGTCGGGTCTGTGGGAAGGTCGATCGATGTCTCTAGTTTCAAGACTTACGATGAGCTACGTTTGGAAATAGAACACATGTTTGGTCTCAAGGGCCTGCTCAATGACATGGGTTCTGGATGGAAACTGGTCTATGTGGATTTCGAAAACGATGTTCTACTTGTCGGAGATGATCCTTGGGA GGAATTTGTGGGCTGTGTTAAATGCATCAGAATTCTATCACCATCGGAAGTTCAGCAGATGGGACAAGAGGGAATGCAGCTTTTAAACTCGGCTGGCGTACAGGCAATTAATGGCGCAGCATCTGAAGATGGGTGCGGTAAAAATGGCCTCTAA